From a single Tachypleus tridentatus isolate NWPU-2018 chromosome 6, ASM421037v1, whole genome shotgun sequence genomic region:
- the LOC143251598 gene encoding carbohydrate sulfotransferase 11-like has product MKGEFSSYNKLIRGEFRYVALRINNKSLLKLRSNRGYKMATCINLKAGSSSALGFLFIVPNNRHKYPHGDVHLRSRTPYICLSFEEYKNGSFPGFFLYMFVRHPFTRLVSFYRDHILYHYKLNNTERTPNLPDVHSELTLPLKYLEGKPITFRDFIQVVLRADFYNPKTFDYHWLPIWMTCAPCHIQYNFIGKVETMSDDLIYLSSLKGLTAELAERSEVMWLYHSERANVSSSELTRQFFSSIPKHEIDQLYEKYELDFELFDYSLKDVL; this is encoded by the coding sequence atGAAAGGAGAATTTTCTTCATACAACAAACTTATTCGTGGTGAATTTCGTTACGTTGCTCTAAGAATCAATAATAAGTCATTGCTAAAACTCCGAAGTAACCGGGGCTACAAGATGGCAACGTGTATAAATCTTAAGGCTGGAAGCAGTAGTGCTTTAGGATTTTTATTTATCGTTCCAAATAATCGACATAAATATCCTCATGGTGATGTACACTTAAGAAGCAGAACTCCTTATATTTGCCtcagttttgaagaatataaaaatgGTTCATTTCCTGGCTTCTTCCTTTACATGTTTGTACGTCATCCTTTTACACGACTAGTGTCCTTCTATCGTGATCACATTCTTTACCATTACAAACTAAACAATACTGAAAGAACACCGAATCTGCCAGATGTTCACAGTGAACTGACGCTTCCTCTGAAATACTTAGAAGGAAAACCAATTACCTTTCGAGATTTTATACAGGTTGTGCTTCGTGCTGATTTTTACAATCCAAAGACATTTGACTACCATTGGTTACCAATATGGATGACGTGTGCACCTTGCCATATCCAGTACAACTTTATAGGAAAAGTAGAAACTATGTCTGACGATCTGATATACCTAAGTTCACTCAAAGGACTCACGGCTGAGTTAGCGGAACGATCTGAAGTTATGTGGTTATATCATAGTGAAAGGGCTAATGTCAGTTCGTCAGAACTAACACGTCAGTTTTTCTCAAGTATTCCAAAGCATGAGATTGACCAGTTGTATGAGAAATACGAGTTAGATTTTGAATTGTTTGACTATTCTCTGaaagatgttttataa